A window of the Brassica napus cultivar Da-Ae chromosome C5, Da-Ae, whole genome shotgun sequence genome harbors these coding sequences:
- the BNAC05G02900D gene encoding uncharacterized protein BNAC05G02900D: MPCLDTQDWSLTDLIGAFLNLTIAYLLLCTSLFIHVVLRSIGLLGFSLPRFHNGRFGDPNMCIEGNLVACASEKISSVDRLIKSKIPFGSITSDDDDSKRFVEMKLVRKNSGDVSNARVKDETEEDASRDEQGVKGKRFVTRRPRKGLKNPRRCRVDYGSLGSVSSLEAFDETVKHPLMQPYDHAFIRAKEERCSNDDDCKDDVKKEERISPSHWPELEKTVSLNSSASLCFVRNVEEKSINELEEALKKERAARAAVCVELDKERSAAASAADEAMAMIHRLQDEKAAIEMEAMQFQRMVEEKSTFDAEEMVILKDILIRREREKHFLEKEVEAYRDLLVEAEESECSLPKENQKQEPPQERRALLVQEHDGTVLDMHYREDKNRYLYTSDSEVAYSRVRDVYMVKEEKENVEKKKTLEESSASNGIIVSGIARKLPPLCRPRKQSLSSSGSRRKSMSAVDYERLKIENEVELLRERLKAVQEERKELTRRASLPPLSSKVSRQKKFPKLYVLIIHV, from the exons atgccGTGTTTGGATACGCAAGATTGGAGTTTAACTGATCTCATAGGCGCATTTCTGAATCTCACCATAGCTTATTTGCTTCTCTGCACATCTCTTTTTATACACGTTGTCTTGAGATCTATAGGGCTTCTAGGTTTCTCTCTTCCAAGATTCCACAACGGACGTTTCGGTGATCCAAACATGTGCATTGAAGGGAATCTGGTGGCTTGTGCATCAGAGAAAATCTCATCCGTAGATAGATTGATCAAAAGCAAGATCCCTTTTGGTTCCATTactagtgatgatgatgattcgaaACGGTTTGTTGAAATGAAGCTGGTGAGAAAGAACAGTGGTGATGTAAGTAATGCTAGGGTTAAGGATGAAACAGAGGAAGATGCATCAAGAGATGAACAGGGAGTGAAAGGTAAGCGTTTTGTTACCCGAAGACCAAGAAAAGGTCTTAAGAACCCTAGGAGATGCCGTGTGGATTACGGAAGTCTTGGATCCGTTTCTTCACTAGAAGCCTTCGATGAAACCGTAAAACATCCTTTGATGCAGCCTTATGATCATGCCTTTATCAGAGCTAAAGAGGAAAGGTGTTCCAACGATGATGACTGCAAAG ATGATgtaaagaaagaagagaggATTAGCCCGTCTCATTGGCCGGAACTTGAAAAAACTGTATCACTTAATTCGTCAGCAAGTCTATGTTTTGTAAGAAATGTAGAGGAAAAATCTATTAATGAGTTAGAGGAAGCATTGAAAAAAGAGCGAGCTGCTCGAGCAGCGGTTTGTGTTGAGCTAGATAAAGAGAGAAGCGCAGCAGCATCAGCAGCCGATGAAGCCATGGCGATGATACACAGGCTGCAAGACGAGAAGGCAGCCATAGAAATGGAAGCCATGCAGTTCCAGAGAATGGTCGAAGAGAAATCTACGTTTGATGCTGAAGAGATGGTCATACTCAAAGACATTTTGATACGTCGTGAGAGGGAAAAACATTTCTTGGAGAAAGAAGTCGAAGCTTATAGAGATCTACTCGTTGAGGCAGAGGAATCTGAATGTTCTTTACCAAAAGAGAACCAAAAACAAGAACCACCTCAAGAGCGAAGAGCTTTGCTTGTTCAAGAACATGATGGAACGGTTCTTGACATGCATTATAGGGAAGATAAGAACAGATATTTGTATACGTCGGATTCAGAAGTTGCGTATTCACGTGTGCGTGACGTTTACATGGTGAAGGAAGAAAAAGAGAACGTGGAGAAAAAGAAGACTTTAGAAGAATCTTCTGCTAGCAATGGTATCATTGTCTCGGGGATAGCTAGAAAGCTTCCTCCACTGTGTCGACCACGCAAACAGTCGCTAAGCTCTTCGGGTTCAAGGAGGAAGTCGATGTCTGCGGTTGATTATGAGAGGTTAAAGATTGAGAATGAAGTGGAGCTGTTGAGAGAAAGATTAAAAGCTGTTCAAGAGGAAAGAAAAGAGCTTACAAGGCGAGCATCTTTGCCTCCTTTATCATCAAAGGTGAGTCGTCAAAAGAAGTTTCCAAAACTATATGTTCTAATTATTCATGTGTAA